One window of Sinorhizobium fredii NGR234 genomic DNA carries:
- a CDS encoding TRAP transporter large permease, which yields MSDPFLGLTMLMLIVVVILMGFPTAFTLMGLGMVFGFYAFYNPAEHWIDNRVFDLMVQRTYGAMTNDVLICIPLFVLMGYVMERGALVDKMFYSVQLSFRRVPASLAVTTLIICTFWGIASGLVGAVVVLMGVIAMNPMLRAGYDVKLASGVITAGGTLGILIPPSVMIIVYAAVAGQSVVKLYAATMFPGFFLALLYLAYVLGWAALNPKIAPALPEEETRVPVPAWMRRFEALYSRNMLVGLLAALFSPRRAWAIETEEGPLTYWKLLKNAAAALVPFLLTSGTLALVWWYVVIHPEGAEAEAPEGLEELGAPSADAAPTGADGPATGFYLWFGLAAAVALILLVRYYRKMTAERLQVVKLLTSSVMPLAILTIVVLGVILFGITTATESAAVGAAGAFLLALQAGTLNWKRTKEAVFLTAKTTAMVCWLFVGSALFSAVFAILGGQALVEEWVLALDLTPLQFMILSQAIIFILGWPLEWTEIIIIFVPIFLPMLRHFDIDPIVWGVLVFVNLQAAFLSPPVAMSAYYLKGVSPPHVTLRQIFAGMMPYMLIVILCMIIMYIWPGMTLWLPNYLYG from the coding sequence GTGAGCGACCCGTTTCTCGGATTGACCATGCTGATGCTTATCGTCGTTGTGATCCTGATGGGATTTCCGACGGCCTTCACGCTGATGGGGCTCGGAATGGTCTTCGGCTTCTACGCCTTCTACAATCCCGCCGAGCATTGGATCGACAACCGCGTCTTCGACCTCATGGTCCAGCGCACCTATGGGGCGATGACCAACGACGTGCTGATCTGCATCCCGCTCTTCGTGCTGATGGGCTATGTGATGGAGCGCGGCGCGCTGGTCGACAAGATGTTCTACAGCGTCCAGCTTTCCTTCCGCCGGGTGCCGGCTTCGCTCGCAGTGACGACGCTGATCATCTGCACCTTCTGGGGCATCGCCAGCGGCCTGGTCGGCGCGGTCGTGGTGCTGATGGGGGTGATCGCCATGAACCCGATGCTGCGCGCCGGCTATGACGTGAAGCTCGCCTCCGGGGTCATCACCGCCGGCGGCACGCTCGGCATCCTGATCCCGCCCTCGGTGATGATCATCGTCTATGCGGCGGTCGCCGGGCAATCGGTGGTCAAACTCTATGCCGCGACGATGTTCCCGGGCTTCTTCCTCGCGCTTCTCTATCTTGCCTATGTCCTTGGCTGGGCGGCGCTCAATCCGAAGATCGCGCCGGCCCTTCCCGAGGAAGAGACTCGTGTCCCGGTGCCGGCCTGGATGAGGCGCTTCGAGGCGCTTTATTCGCGCAACATGTTGGTCGGGCTCCTTGCCGCGCTGTTCTCACCTCGGCGAGCATGGGCGATCGAGACGGAAGAAGGACCTCTTACCTATTGGAAGCTTCTCAAGAATGCAGCCGCTGCGCTCGTCCCCTTTCTGTTGACCTCGGGCACGCTGGCGCTTGTGTGGTGGTATGTGGTCATCCATCCTGAGGGGGCTGAAGCCGAAGCGCCCGAGGGGCTGGAGGAACTCGGAGCACCTTCGGCAGATGCCGCGCCGACCGGCGCCGACGGACCGGCGACGGGCTTTTACCTGTGGTTCGGGCTGGCGGCGGCGGTCGCGCTCATCCTGCTCGTCCGGTACTATCGCAAGATGACGGCCGAACGCCTACAGGTCGTCAAGCTCTTGACTTCCTCTGTCATGCCGCTTGCCATCCTCACCATCGTCGTGCTTGGCGTCATCCTCTTCGGCATCACGACAGCGACGGAATCCGCAGCGGTCGGGGCGGCGGGGGCGTTTCTGCTCGCTTTGCAGGCGGGAACGCTCAACTGGAAGCGGACCAAGGAAGCGGTGTTCCTGACGGCGAAGACGACGGCGATGGTCTGTTGGCTCTTTGTCGGATCGGCGCTGTTTTCCGCGGTCTTCGCGATCCTCGGCGGACAGGCGCTGGTCGAGGAATGGGTGCTCGCCCTCGATCTCACACCACTGCAGTTCATGATCCTGTCGCAGGCGATCATTTTTATCCTGGGCTGGCCGCTCGAATGGACGGAGATCATCATCATCTTCGTGCCGATCTTCCTGCCGATGCTCCGGCACTTCGACATCGATCCGATCGTCTGGGGCGTTCTCGTCTTCGTCAATCTCCAGGCGGCCTTCCTGTCGCCCCCGGTCGCCATGTCCGCCTACTATCTCAAGGGCGTCTCTCCGCCGCACGTCACGCTCAGGCAGATTTTCGCGGGCATGATGCCCTACATGCTGATCGTTATCCTCTGCATGATCATCATGTATATCTGGCCCGGCATGACACTGTGGCTGCCGAACTATCTCTACGGCTGA
- a CDS encoding TRAP transporter small permease subunit encodes MDVQHFLISIDKLSVWAGKAAAWLIIGLMTLVCVEVFKRYIMNAPTAWIFDASNMLYGTLFMLAGAYALAQNAHVRGDFIYSSLKPRTQAALDLALYILFFLPGVAALVYAGYDYAALSWRIGEHSTVTAEGPPIYYFKTVIPVAGALVMLQGLAEIVRCIACLRTGEWPRRMEDVEEMDVVAEQLAHSEHVDVEARAAAIERAQDIEKAARQRGLGGEEEP; translated from the coding sequence GTGGACGTTCAGCATTTTCTCATCAGCATCGACAAGCTCAGCGTGTGGGCCGGCAAGGCCGCCGCATGGCTGATCATCGGTCTGATGACGCTGGTCTGCGTCGAGGTATTCAAGCGCTATATCATGAATGCGCCGACCGCCTGGATCTTCGACGCGAGCAACATGCTCTATGGCACGCTGTTCATGCTGGCCGGCGCCTATGCGCTGGCACAGAACGCCCATGTGCGCGGTGATTTCATCTACAGCTCGCTGAAACCCCGCACCCAGGCTGCGCTCGATCTTGCGCTTTATATCTTGTTCTTCCTGCCGGGCGTCGCAGCACTCGTCTATGCCGGATACGACTATGCCGCCCTTTCCTGGCGCATCGGTGAGCACTCGACCGTAACGGCGGAAGGGCCGCCGATCTACTATTTCAAGACGGTCATTCCCGTGGCCGGCGCCCTCGTGATGCTGCAGGGGCTCGCCGAGATCGTCCGCTGCATCGCCTGCCTGAGGACCGGGGAATGGCCGCGCCGGATGGAAGACGTCGAGGAGATGGACGTGGTCGCCGAGCAGCTTGCCCACAGCGAACATGTCGACGTCGAGGCTCGCGCAGCGGCGATCGAGCGGGCGCAGGACATCGAAAAAGCGGCCCGGCAGCGCGGTCTCGGGGGTGAGGAGGAGCCGTGA